From Calothrix sp. PCC 6303, a single genomic window includes:
- a CDS encoding filamentous hemagglutinin N-terminal domain-containing protein yields the protein MKLFLSSTFFCNFILFNSIAAQAQIIPDSTLGNESSQVNPNVLIKGANADQINGGATRGSNLFHSFSEFNISDGQRVYFANPSGVLNILTRVTGNNSSSIFGTLGVDGNANLFLMNPNGILFGANAKLDVQGSFVGTTANGVLFGNQQLFSTTNPQAPSLLVVSVPLGLQYGNNPEAIQVQGASLQVPNGQTLTLAGGTVNVDGGQLLAPGGRVELGAVSASGTVSLNSDRSLSFPDNVARDDVAIRNDAIVNVRAGGGGSIAITARNFTGTGAGTRLRAGIATDSGSVNAQAGDIDINTTGAINLDESTVENIVGDIGNVGGIGNAGDINITASNVSLTNGAYFDTTIYGQGNAGNIAITAKDAVSFDGKGTYESGAYSWVNTGAIGKGGDISITSGSLELTNGARLSASTFGKGNAGSVKITATDAVSLTGNASIFSAVEAGGVGEGGNIDIDAASLSLTDGAQLLTITRGASATQPPGKGDAGNVNVKVSGLVDIAGVRNGLSSAIFSSVETGTEGNGGNIAIGAGSFQLRDGAGLSASTFGEGNAGSVKITATDAVSLTGAYIFSTVEAGGVGKGGDIDIDAASLSLIDGAQLLTITRRASDTQPPGKGDAGNVNVKVSGVVDIAGKKDTFPSGIFSTVGIGAEGNGGNITIGAGSFQLRDGAQLAASTFGEGNAGSVKITATDAISLTDGDIFSNIGRGGVGSSGGINIRGSSLSLTDGAQLQSGISGSNTEEIGGQGNSGNIDINVTGAVNISGRKGGSGNPSAIFTDVENGARGNGGNINISSGSFFLSDGAQLVASTAGKGLESPNSQAGNVVLTATDAIFLTGANIFSTVRAGGVGKGGNIDINAASLSLTDGAQLLTITRGASDTQPPGKGDAGNVNVKVSGVVDIAGVKNGFSSAIFSNVGTGAEGNGGNITIGAGSFQLRDGAQLTASTFGQGNAGSVKITATDAVSLTDAKIFSNIGRGGVGSSGGINIRGSSLSLTDGAQLQSGINGSNAEEPGGQGNSGNIDINVTGAVTISGTNGKLPSAIFTDVEEGARGNGGNINISSGSFFLSDGARLVASTAGKGLESPYSQAGNITVTTKDAVSLTDADIFSTVRAGGVGKGGNIDINAASLSLTDEAELNTSTRGQGNAGSVKITATDAVSLTGAYIFSTVEAGGVGKGGNIDIDAASLSLTDGAQLLTITRGASDTQPPGKGDAGNVNVKVSGVVDIAGVKNGLSSAIFSRVQPGTEGNGGNITINSNSFKVRDGALLDAGTFNNNRGGDITITANVVEALNGGQLTTTTSGNGSAGKITVNAKDRVTISANDPNYNDRLANFPNRIGNIGANSGFFVSSTGAGVTGDIEVNSPRITLDNQGKLNAESASGNGGNINLNSDVLLLRRGGEISATAGTAQSGGDGGNINLNTKFIVAVPKENSDILANAFTGTGGNINIQAQNLFGIEARPKPTEQSDITASSERGLQGQISIRKPDVDSNRVLIQSPEAFKDKSDEIDQLCGRGKKPLGEFIITGKQGTLPTNPVINLMQGGADFSELATLNETNFTEKVNSIPDRLMVQKTTPNRIVEAQAIVRDADGTLHLVAEAPSVTPNSRPAVSACADVGSN from the coding sequence ATGAAATTATTTTTGTCAAGCACTTTTTTCTGCAATTTCATATTATTTAATAGCATTGCTGCACAAGCACAAATTATACCTGATAGTACCCTGGGAAACGAATCTTCGCAAGTTAATCCCAATGTGTTAATTAAGGGTGCTAACGCAGACCAAATCAATGGTGGTGCAACGCGGGGAAGTAACCTTTTTCATAGTTTTAGCGAGTTTAATATTAGTGATGGGCAAAGAGTGTATTTTGCCAATCCCTCTGGAGTATTAAATATTTTGACGCGGGTGACAGGGAACAATTCATCAAGTATTTTCGGGACTTTGGGTGTAGATGGAAATGCCAATTTGTTTTTGATGAATCCCAATGGGATTTTGTTTGGAGCGAATGCAAAGTTAGATGTGCAAGGCAGTTTTGTCGGGACAACAGCCAATGGAGTCTTATTTGGGAATCAACAATTGTTTAGTACCACAAATCCCCAAGCCCCTTCATTACTGGTGGTGAGTGTACCTTTGGGGTTGCAGTATGGCAACAATCCGGAGGCGATTCAAGTCCAGGGAGCAAGTTTACAGGTTCCTAATGGTCAGACTTTAACCTTGGCGGGTGGGACTGTAAATGTTGATGGTGGGCAGTTACTAGCACCTGGAGGACGAGTTGAATTAGGAGCTGTTTCAGCATCAGGGACGGTTAGCTTGAATAGCGATCGCAGTTTGAGTTTTCCTGATAATGTAGCAAGAGATGATGTGGCAATCAGGAATGATGCGATCGTGAATGTTCGTGCTGGTGGAGGCGGCAGCATTGCCATTACTGCACGTAACTTCACGGGAACAGGAGCAGGAACAAGACTTCGTGCAGGTATTGCAACAGACTCAGGATCTGTGAATGCTCAAGCAGGAGACATTGACATCAACACTACAGGAGCTATTAACCTTGATGAGAGCACTGTTGAAAATATAGTTGGCGATATAGGTAATGTTGGCGGCATAGGTAATGCTGGCGATATTAACATCACTGCAAGCAATGTCTCCCTCACCAATGGGGCATACTTTGACACAACTATTTATGGTCAAGGCAATGCAGGAAATATTGCTATTACAGCGAAAGATGCAGTGTCCTTTGACGGTAAAGGCACTTACGAAAGTGGTGCTTATAGCTGGGTAAATACTGGAGCAATAGGTAAAGGCGGTGACATTAGTATCACTTCAGGCTCCCTTGAACTTACCAATGGCGCTCGACTTTCTGCCTCAACTTTTGGAAAGGGGAATGCGGGGAGTGTGAAAATCACAGCCACAGATGCTGTTTCCCTTACAGGTAATGCCAGCATCTTCAGCGCAGTGGAAGCAGGGGGTGTGGGTGAGGGTGGCAATATCGACATTGATGCAGCTAGTTTATCCCTCACTGATGGCGCTCAACTGCTAACTATTACCCGTGGTGCATCTGCTACCCAACCTCCAGGGAAGGGTGATGCGGGGAATGTGAATGTGAAGGTTTCTGGATTAGTTGATATCGCTGGTGTCAGAAATGGATTATCCAGTGCTATTTTCAGTAGTGTAGAAACAGGTACGGAAGGGAATGGGGGGAATATTGCAATTGGTGCAGGTTCCTTCCAACTGCGAGATGGTGCTGGACTTTCTGCCTCAACCTTTGGAGAAGGGAATGCGGGGAGTGTGAAAATCACAGCTACAGATGCTGTTTCCCTTACAGGTGCCTACATCTTCAGCACAGTGGAAGCAGGGGGTGTGGGTAAGGGTGGTGATATCGACATTGATGCAGCAAGTTTATCCCTCATTGATGGCGCTCAACTGCTAACTATTACCCGTCGTGCATCTGATACTCAACCCCCAGGGAAGGGTGATGCGGGGAATGTGAATGTGAAGGTTTCTGGGGTAGTGGATATTGCTGGGAAGAAAGATACTTTTCCCAGTGGGATTTTCAGTACTGTAGGTATAGGTGCGGAAGGGAATGGGGGGAATATTACCATTGGTGCAGGCTCCTTCCAACTACGAGATGGCGCTCAACTTGCTGCCTCAACCTTTGGAGAAGGGAATGCGGGGAGTGTGAAAATCACAGCTACAGATGCTATTTCCCTTACAGATGGTGACATCTTCAGTAATATTGGAAGAGGAGGTGTGGGCAGTAGTGGAGGTATAAACATCCGAGGAAGTTCTCTCTCCCTAACTGATGGTGCTCAACTCCAAAGTGGAATCAGTGGATCAAACACTGAGGAAATAGGTGGACAAGGTAATAGTGGAAATATTGATATTAATGTTACTGGTGCAGTAAACATCTCTGGAAGAAAAGGTGGAAGTGGAAATCCTAGCGCAATTTTCACTGATGTGGAAAATGGAGCAAGAGGTAACGGGGGAAATATTAATATTTCTAGTGGTTCGTTTTTCCTCAGTGATGGTGCTCAACTTGTTGCTAGTACTGCTGGAAAAGGTTTGGAGTCACCTAACAGCCAGGCAGGAAATGTGGTACTCACCGCTACAGATGCTATTTTCCTTACAGGTGCTAACATCTTCAGCACAGTACGAGCAGGGGGTGTGGGTAAAGGTGGGAATATCGACATCAATGCAGCTAGTTTATCCCTCACTGATGGCGCTCAACTGCTAACTATTACCCGTGGTGCATCTGATACTCAACCCCCAGGGAAGGGTGATGCGGGGAATGTAAATGTGAAGGTTTCTGGGGTAGTGGATATTGCTGGTGTCAAAAATGGATTTTCCAGTGCTATTTTCAGTAATGTAGGAACAGGTGCCGAAGGGAATGGGGGTAATATTACCATTGGTGCAGGCTCTTTCCAACTGCGAGATGGTGCTCAACTTACTGCCTCAACCTTTGGACAGGGGAATGCGGGGAGTGTGAAAATCACTGCCACAGATGCTGTTTCCCTTACAGATGCCAAGATATTCAGTAATATTGGAAGAGGAGGTGTGGGCAGTAGTGGAGGTATAAACATCCGAGGAAGTTCTCTCTCCCTAACTGATGGTGCTCAACTCCAAAGTGGAATCAATGGATCAAACGCTGAGGAACCAGGTGGACAAGGTAATAGTGGAAATATTGATATTAATGTTACTGGTGCTGTAACTATCTCTGGAACTAACGGCAAACTTCCTAGTGCAATTTTCACCGATGTGGAAGAGGGAGCAAGAGGTAATGGGGGAAATATTAATATTTCTAGTGGTTCATTTTTCCTCAGTGATGGTGCTCGACTTGTTGCTAGTACTGCTGGAAAAGGTTTGGAGTCACCTTACAGTCAGGCTGGAAATATTACAGTTACTACAAAAGATGCTGTTTCTCTTACAGATGCCGATATCTTCAGCACAGTACGAGCAGGGGGTGTGGGTAAGGGTGGCAATATCGACATCAATGCAGCTAGTTTATCCCTTACTGATGAAGCTGAACTTAATACCTCAACCCGTGGACAGGGGAATGCGGGGAGTGTGAAAATCACAGCTACAGATGCTGTTTCCCTTACAGGTGCCTACATCTTCAGCACAGTGGAAGCAGGGGGTGTGGGTAAAGGTGGTAATATCGACATCGATGCAGCTAGCTTATCCCTCACTGATGGCGCTCAACTGCTAACTATTACCCGTGGTGCATCTGATACCCAACCTCCAGGGAAGGGTGATGCGGGGAATGTGAATGTGAAGGTTTCTGGGGTAGTTGATATTGCTGGTGTCAAAAATGGATTATCCAGTGCTATTTTCAGTCGTGTACAACCAGGTACGGAAGGAAATGGGGGGAATATTACGATCAATTCCAATTCATTCAAGGTGAGAGATGGTGCTTTATTAGATGCAGGCACCTTCAATAATAATCGGGGTGGTGATATAACCATCACTGCAAATGTGGTGGAAGCACTTAATGGTGGACAACTGACTACAACTACATCCGGCAATGGAAGTGCGGGTAAAATTACAGTTAACGCCAAAGACAGGGTGACAATCAGTGCAAACGATCCTAACTATAATGATAGGCTAGCTAATTTTCCAAATCGCATCGGCAATATCGGCGCTAACAGTGGCTTTTTCGTTAGTTCCACTGGTGCGGGTGTTACGGGTGACATCGAAGTCAATTCACCGAGAATCACTTTGGATAACCAAGGTAAACTCAACGCTGAATCCGCATCAGGTAACGGTGGTAACATCAACCTCAACAGTGATGTACTGCTACTACGTCGCGGTGGTGAAATCTCAGCAACAGCAGGTACGGCACAATCTGGTGGCGATGGCGGTAACATTAATCTCAACACAAAATTTATCGTTGCTGTACCCAAGGAAAACAGCGATATCTTAGCCAATGCTTTCACGGGTACTGGTGGTAATATCAACATCCAAGCCCAAAACCTCTTTGGTATCGAAGCACGTCCCAAACCCACAGAACAAAGCGACATTACTGCAAGTTCCGAACGTGGTTTACAAGGGCAAATTTCCATCCGCAAACCTGATGTAGATTCCAATCGAGTTTTAATACAGTCACCTGAAGCCTTCAAAGATAAAAGCGATGAAATAGATCAACTTTGCGGTAGAGGTAAAAAGCCTTTAGGTGAGTTTATTATCACTGGAAAGCAAGGTACTTTACCAACTAATCCGGTTATTAACTTGATGCAGGGTGGAGCCGATTTTAGTGAACTTGCTACATTGAATGAAACTAATTTTACTGAAAAAGTTAATTCAATTCCAGATAGGTTGATGGTACAAAAAACCACACCCAACAGGATTGTGGAGGCTCAAGCTATAGTTCGGGATGCCGATGGAACTTTACACTTAGTAGCGGAAGCACCAAGTGTGACACCAAATTCTCGTCCTGCGGTATCTGCTTGTGCTGATGTTGGGAGTAATTGA
- a CDS encoding TIGR02588 family protein — protein sequence MAEIQEPEHNTQQEVQPVKRTSAEWVTFGIASSILSGIIGLIIYIGINDQQRPPLINITQKETIYRGKGQYYVPFEIVNQGDETAESVQILAELKINNNIEETGEQQIDFLSSGEKEEGAFIFTKDPDQGQLKIRVGSYKSP from the coding sequence ATGGCAGAAATTCAGGAACCAGAACATAATACTCAACAAGAAGTACAGCCAGTAAAACGTACTTCAGCGGAGTGGGTAACTTTCGGGATTGCATCATCTATTTTGTCGGGAATTATTGGTTTAATTATCTATATAGGTATTAATGATCAACAACGACCACCACTAATAAATATCACCCAAAAAGAAACTATTTATAGAGGTAAGGGGCAATATTATGTTCCATTTGAAATAGTAAACCAAGGTGACGAAACGGCTGAATCAGTACAAATATTAGCAGAATTAAAAATTAATAATAACATCGAAGAAACGGGAGAACAGCAAATTGATTTTCTCTCTAGTGGGGAGAAAGAGGAAGGTGCATTTATATTTACAAAAGATCCTGATCAAGGGCAATTAAAAATTAGAGTAGGTAGTTATAAATCGCCTTAA
- a CDS encoding serine/threonine-protein kinase, which translates to MDVYCSKQHVNPSGNRFCTQCGEPLPLPEGEIISNRYRIIRLLGQGGFGRTYLAEDSTTRQNCVLKEFAPQVEKPEDLKKAKELFDREAKVLQKLQHPQIPRFHTSLQAKLGSHDFFFLVQDFVAGENLWDLLEKRQGKGFSEEEIVKLLRDILPVLGYIHSQDVVHRDISPDNLMLRDGDNVPVLIDFGGVKQLPASQGFWMTTQMPANRTLLGKKGYAPEEQLRQGKAFPSSDLYSLAVTSLVLLTGKEPQDLYDSFQGTWRWGNQIKVSKNLENVLKKMLSYKPSDRYLNAEVVIKDLQGSPTPAKTTTNPNITKIKTMLAAPGINLRANGLASRFHNRTQIAVAALPMPMWMRPFAVSLLGTSAVVLTIGGIWALGGAVVQGVSSISLPQLPTVSLPSFPGGEKSQEETKSKTTNSGNNILTRRQQLAVPEGFFNNIVNSTFHSENPDLQGRALTGSDEDRALRQEWVSVGDDILKKIEQANLSDESRQKLGRFGARDYEIWEEKANTGKLGKYSIRQLDKDTNREFDNLFPGQRRGKLDQKTYAQIWYAIASDKVSKLEAESK; encoded by the coding sequence ATGGACGTTTATTGCAGTAAACAACACGTAAATCCTTCCGGTAATCGCTTTTGTACTCAATGTGGTGAACCGTTACCCCTTCCTGAAGGGGAAATAATTAGTAATCGTTATCGTATTATCCGTCTATTGGGACAGGGTGGGTTTGGACGTACCTATTTAGCGGAGGATTCCACGACGCGGCAAAACTGCGTGTTAAAGGAATTTGCTCCCCAGGTTGAAAAGCCGGAAGATTTGAAGAAAGCGAAGGAGTTGTTTGATAGGGAAGCAAAGGTTTTGCAAAAGTTGCAGCATCCCCAAATTCCGCGTTTCCACACTTCATTGCAGGCAAAGTTGGGAAGTCACGATTTTTTCTTTTTGGTGCAGGATTTTGTTGCGGGTGAGAATTTATGGGATTTATTGGAAAAGCGACAGGGAAAGGGCTTTTCTGAGGAAGAAATTGTCAAGTTATTGCGGGATATTCTCCCGGTGTTGGGTTATATCCATTCTCAGGATGTGGTACACCGAGATATTTCTCCCGATAATTTGATGCTCCGAGATGGGGATAATGTACCTGTGTTGATTGATTTTGGTGGGGTGAAACAGTTACCTGCTTCTCAGGGTTTCTGGATGACTACCCAAATGCCTGCAAATCGGACTTTGTTGGGGAAAAAGGGTTATGCACCGGAGGAACAATTACGTCAAGGAAAGGCTTTTCCTAGTAGTGATTTGTATTCTTTGGCGGTGACAAGTTTGGTATTGTTGACTGGAAAGGAACCACAGGATTTGTATGATAGTTTCCAAGGAACTTGGAGATGGGGAAACCAAATTAAAGTTAGTAAAAATTTGGAAAATGTCCTCAAAAAAATGCTCTCATACAAACCAAGCGATCGCTATTTGAATGCAGAGGTTGTTATTAAAGATTTACAAGGTTCTCCAACTCCAGCAAAAACCACCACAAATCCCAACATTACTAAGATTAAAACGATGTTGGCTGCACCAGGTATAAATCTCCGTGCTAATGGTTTGGCAAGTAGGTTTCACAATCGAACTCAAATAGCTGTGGCAGCTTTACCAATGCCAATGTGGATGCGTCCCTTTGCTGTGAGTTTGCTGGGGACAAGTGCTGTAGTTTTAACTATTGGGGGAATTTGGGCATTAGGTGGTGCGGTGGTGCAGGGAGTTTCTTCAATTTCTTTACCCCAACTTCCTACTGTCTCGCTACCTAGTTTCCCAGGTGGTGAAAAATCTCAGGAAGAAACTAAAAGTAAAACTACTAATAGCGGTAATAATATTCTTACCCGTCGTCAACAGTTGGCAGTTCCGGAAGGTTTCTTTAACAACATAGTCAATAGTACTTTTCATAGTGAAAATCCTGATCTCCAAGGACGTGCTTTAACTGGAAGTGACGAAGATAGAGCTTTGCGGCAAGAATGGGTCAGTGTCGGAGATGATATCCTGAAAAAAATAGAACAAGCAAATCTCAGTGATGAATCGCGTCAAAAGTTAGGTAGATTTGGTGCAAGAGATTACGAAATTTGGGAAGAAAAAGCAAATACAGGCAAATTGGGTAAATATAGTATTAGACAGCTAGATAAAGATACTAATCGTGAATTTGATAACTTGTTTCCTGGGCAACGACGTGGAAAACTCGATCAAAAGACCTATGCTCAGATTTGGTATGCGATCGCATCTGATAAAGTGAGTAAGCTGGAAGCAGAAAGCAAATAG
- a CDS encoding inactive serine/threonine-protein kinase VRK3, with translation MTSIYCSKGHENPAGSAFCLTCGEKIEPIVTQTIEPGVTLGDRYYIVRHLGKGGFGRTYIAEDINRFRELCVIKEFAPQVQTAYVIQKAEELFQREAAVLYKLQHPQIPRFRELLRNKFGGKEYLFIIQDFVEGPTYRTLLDTKLTQGIRFTEAEVRQLLQQLLPVLQYIHSMGVIHRDISPDNLIFRSSDQLPVLIDFGGVKQVVAAVASQYYQQEAVSAPATLLGKIGYAPPEQMQMGLVEPHSDLYALAATLLVLLTGRQPQELIDSHSLTWQWRREVNLSPEFGYVLDKMLAPTPRDRFQNVAQVFQALNSQPNYSQPNYSQPNYSQPNHNQPNYNQPNYQATQQPPITNNPTIPIAPPNRPTPQEPIINPPQESWWTPGKVAVIMLVAASTAGIGIWGASKLGGNRGNISDEPTSTPSISQPTDPLANYSPEEKARKEKLKNRRQELGIDNSFYINLVNQVFGDRNPSLRGKTLTDSPADEASRAKWDGIAAEILEKIAPMSNNSRRRLGSYVSSERDRWKTQVNQINVGSRSLYDLADGAFFQQFPEQRGKDFINKPIGQVWLGYTNDKLNAILSGSSFKKIIFDSGASSSKDTGTLKPGEGKVFIIELVKGQRVEANLDAANKILFSAYSPSGKVIFLEDSPKRSLSLVLPESGFYEFVVTSSAASSLNYTLSISATNIVPTETPTATPAPTVTPTATPTPTVTPTPTPTSTATPTPTPTPTPTATPS, from the coding sequence ATGACTTCTATTTATTGTTCCAAAGGACATGAAAACCCAGCGGGTAGCGCTTTTTGTCTCACTTGTGGTGAAAAAATTGAACCCATAGTTACCCAAACTATAGAACCTGGGGTAACGTTAGGCGATCGCTATTATATTGTCCGCCATTTAGGTAAAGGTGGTTTCGGTCGGACTTACATTGCCGAAGATATTAACCGTTTCCGTGAACTTTGTGTAATTAAAGAATTTGCACCCCAAGTTCAAACAGCTTACGTTATCCAAAAAGCCGAGGAACTATTTCAGCGGGAAGCAGCGGTTCTTTACAAACTTCAACATCCCCAAATTCCCCGCTTCCGCGAACTTCTACGTAACAAATTTGGTGGAAAAGAATATCTATTTATTATCCAAGATTTTGTCGAAGGACCAACTTACCGTACTTTACTAGATACTAAGCTTACTCAGGGAATACGGTTTACCGAAGCTGAAGTACGTCAGCTTTTACAACAGCTTTTACCTGTTCTGCAATATATTCATTCCATGGGAGTCATTCACCGTGACATTTCCCCAGATAACTTAATTTTTCGCAGTTCCGATCAACTACCAGTATTGATCGATTTTGGTGGTGTTAAACAAGTAGTTGCAGCTGTTGCTTCCCAATACTACCAACAAGAAGCCGTTTCTGCCCCTGCCACACTCCTAGGTAAAATTGGTTATGCACCTCCAGAACAGATGCAAATGGGTTTAGTGGAACCCCACAGTGATTTATATGCTTTAGCTGCCACATTACTAGTTTTGCTTACAGGTAGACAACCTCAAGAGTTAATTGATAGCCATAGTTTAACTTGGCAGTGGCGACGAGAGGTAAATCTGAGTCCAGAATTTGGGTATGTCCTAGATAAAATGCTAGCACCAACGCCACGCGATCGCTTTCAAAATGTAGCCCAAGTTTTCCAAGCACTCAATAGTCAACCCAACTATAGTCAACCCAACTATAGTCAACCCAACTATAGTCAACCCAACCATAACCAACCTAACTATAATCAACCTAATTATCAGGCAACTCAACAACCACCAATCACAAACAATCCTACCATCCCCATTGCACCACCAAATCGCCCTACTCCCCAAGAACCCATCATCAACCCTCCCCAAGAATCTTGGTGGACTCCGGGAAAGGTAGCTGTAATTATGTTAGTTGCCGCAAGCACCGCAGGTATAGGAATTTGGGGTGCAAGTAAATTAGGGGGTAATAGGGGGAATATTAGCGACGAACCCACATCTACCCCTAGTATTAGCCAACCTACAGATCCTTTAGCAAATTATTCACCAGAAGAAAAGGCTAGGAAAGAAAAATTAAAAAATCGTCGTCAAGAATTAGGAATTGATAATAGTTTTTATATTAACCTGGTAAATCAAGTATTTGGCGATAGAAACCCCAGTTTAAGAGGGAAAACATTAACAGATAGTCCAGCAGACGAAGCATCACGGGCAAAATGGGATGGAATTGCAGCCGAAATACTAGAAAAAATTGCACCCATGAGTAATAATTCTCGTCGTCGCTTAGGTAGCTATGTTAGCAGCGAACGCGATCGCTGGAAAACTCAAGTTAACCAAATCAACGTTGGTAGTCGTTCACTATACGACTTAGCTGATGGGGCATTCTTCCAACAATTTCCTGAACAACGAGGCAAAGACTTCATCAACAAACCCATCGGTCAAGTTTGGTTAGGCTATACCAATGACAAACTTAACGCTATCCTATCAGGTTCTAGCTTCAAAAAGATTATTTTTGACTCAGGTGCTAGCAGCAGTAAAGATACTGGTACCCTCAAACCAGGTGAAGGCAAAGTTTTTATCATTGAACTAGTCAAAGGACAAAGAGTTGAAGCCAATCTAGATGCAGCTAACAAGATATTATTCTCGGCATATTCACCTAGTGGCAAAGTGATTTTTTTAGAAGACTCCCCTAAACGTAGTTTATCTTTGGTACTACCAGAAAGTGGCTTTTACGAGTTTGTGGTTACGTCTTCAGCCGCTAGTAGCCTCAACTACACTCTGAGTATTAGTGCCACCAATATTGTCCCTACGGAGACACCAACAGCTACCCCAGCCCCAACAGTTACACCAACAGCTACCCCCACACCCACTGTGACACCTACACCAACCCCAACTTCAACAGCTACCCCAACCCCAACTCCCACACCTACCCCAACAGCTACCCCGTCTTAG
- a CDS encoding aldehyde dehydrogenase family protein, with the protein MPVTIEVRNPRNGKYDYVIIPPSPKLLSQQCSRLRKARLRWLSIDLDGRIQALQQWRKALLDSKKSLVDALILDTGRLDLSTYEVNSFLAAIDTWCNFAPKMLKDSQHKTAISSINLQQTAVPYELVGIIGYWGFPLLSVIDLIPALLAGCTVIVKPSEITPRFMAPLVKALNLVPKLRDVLTFVEGNEETTINLLEYVDFICFTGDLETGRNIAEIGAQQFIPVCLELGGKDPAIVLESADLELATSAIIWGAVVNSGQNSFAIERIYVAESIYEQFYHQLIAKANRLQLAYPTLESGKIGPLISIPQATKIEAQIENAIAQGAVVHCGGRIEEFGGGLWCLPTVLTEVNHSMEIMREPTLAPVMPVMPFSTIAEAVNLANDSIYGLGAAIFTNSETEAAEIASQIEVGTININDAAIALVMQEGESNPCKFSGIASSRTGTGALTRFLRQKTILSKTKAVKSPWWF; encoded by the coding sequence ATGCCTGTAACAATTGAAGTTCGCAATCCTCGGAATGGCAAATATGACTACGTAATTATACCACCATCGCCCAAACTATTATCACAGCAATGTAGCCGCCTGCGGAAAGCGCGATTACGTTGGCTCTCAATTGACTTAGATGGACGGATTCAAGCGCTACAACAATGGAGAAAAGCTCTTTTAGATAGCAAAAAAAGCTTGGTGGATGCTTTAATTTTAGACACTGGGAGATTAGATTTATCTACTTATGAGGTGAATTCTTTTCTAGCTGCAATTGATACTTGGTGTAATTTTGCACCAAAAATGCTCAAGGATAGCCAGCATAAAACCGCAATATCTTCCATCAACTTACAGCAAACGGCAGTTCCCTACGAATTGGTAGGAATAATCGGTTATTGGGGTTTTCCTTTATTGAGTGTCATCGATTTAATTCCCGCTTTACTGGCAGGTTGTACGGTAATTGTTAAACCCAGCGAAATTACTCCGCGATTCATGGCACCATTAGTAAAAGCCTTAAACCTGGTTCCTAAATTGCGAGATGTTTTGACTTTCGTAGAAGGGAATGAGGAAACAACCATCAATTTGCTGGAATATGTAGATTTTATTTGTTTTACAGGTGATTTAGAAACAGGAAGAAATATCGCCGAAATTGGGGCACAACAATTTATTCCTGTATGTTTAGAATTAGGGGGAAAAGACCCCGCGATCGTTTTGGAATCGGCTGATTTAGAATTAGCAACATCAGCGATTATTTGGGGTGCAGTTGTTAATTCTGGGCAAAACAGCTTTGCAATTGAACGGATATATGTAGCAGAAAGCATCTACGAACAGTTTTATCATCAACTAATTGCCAAAGCCAACCGTCTGCAACTAGCTTATCCCACATTGGAAAGCGGTAAAATTGGTCCTTTGATTTCCATCCCCCAAGCAACCAAAATAGAAGCACAAATTGAAAACGCGATCGCACAAGGGGCAGTTGTCCACTGTGGTGGTAGAATTGAGGAGTTTGGTGGTGGTTTGTGGTGTTTGCCTACTGTTCTCACTGAAGTCAACCACTCAATGGAAATCATGAGGGAACCAACTTTAGCACCAGTTATGCCAGTGATGCCATTTTCCACGATTGCAGAAGCGGTAAACTTAGCAAACGACTCAATTTATGGTTTGGGTGCAGCAATATTTACCAATTCCGAAACTGAAGCAGCAGAAATCGCTTCACAAATAGAAGTAGGAACGATAAATATTAATGATGCCGCAATAGCCCTAGTGATGCAAGAAGGGGAGAGTAATCCCTGTAAGTTCTCCGGTATCGCTTCCTCTCGCACTGGTACAGGCGCACTAACTCGCTTCCTGCGACAAAAAACCATTTTGAGTAAAACTAAGGCAGTTAAAAGTCCTTGGTGGTTTTGA